The following proteins are encoded in a genomic region of Heptranchias perlo isolate sHepPer1 chromosome 6, sHepPer1.hap1, whole genome shotgun sequence:
- the LOC137322850 gene encoding high mobility group protein B1-like, protein MVRGGDPKKPRGKMSSYAFFVQTCREEHKKKHPDAGVNFAEFSKKCAERWKTMSPKEKLKFEEKAKEDKVRWEKEMKNYEPPTGAKKQKRKKDPNAPKRPPSAFFVFCADWRPKIKEENPGATIGDIARKLGVRWNATAANDKVPYEKRAGKLKERYEADLAAYRAKTKPESTKKASTAKVEKKKVEEEDDEEDDDEEEDEEEEEEEEEDDDDDDD, encoded by the exons ATGGTAAGGGGTGGTGATCCTAAAAAACCCAGAGGCAAAATGTCCTCGTATGCCTTCTTCGTCCAAACTTGTCGTGAGGAGCACAAGAAGAAGCATCCTGATGCAGGTGTCAACTTTGCTGAATTCTCAAAGAAGTGTGCAGAAAGATGGAAG ACCATGTCTCCTAAAGAGAAACTGAAATTtgaagagaaggcaaaagaagacAAGGTCCGTTGGGAGAAAGAAATGAAGAATTATGAGCCACCAACTGGTGCCAAGAAACAGAAGAGAAAGAAGGACCCTAATGCACCAAAAAGGCCTCC ATCTGCTTTCTTTGTGTTCTGCGCGGACTGGCGTCCCAAAATTAAAGAGGAAAATCCTGGGGCAACAATTGGGGACATAGCCAGGAAGTTGGGAGTGCGTTGGAATGCGACAGCCGCAAATGACAAGGTTCCATACGAAAAGAGGGCAGGAAAGCTCAAGGAGAGATATGAAGCG GATCTTGCAGCATATCGTGCTAAAACAAAGCCAGAGTCTACTAAGAAGGCTTCAACTGCCAAAGTGGaaaagaagaaggtggaggaagaggatgatgaggaggatgatgatgaagaggaagatgaggaggaggaggaggaagaggaggaggatgatgatgatgacgatgattgA